One genomic region from Dermacentor variabilis isolate Ectoservices chromosome 6, ASM5094787v1, whole genome shotgun sequence encodes:
- the LOC142586391 gene encoding uncharacterized protein LOC142586391, translating to MPVNCCVPLCTQFGGFDKPGQKKNIEKLEELPPFGIQRFKDNNDDIQFYTGLPSYKHFCALMHLLDFGENGENIALKPIDAAMPPAFKKKYPSARVILDATEIRCDVPTSFVTQSQVYSSYKSTHTFKALIGISPHGVLTFVSELFTGCTSDRECVEKRGFLDLKFDTGDSVMADKGFKIKDLLQSKKVMLNIPPFLMHGQFTPAEVEETQEIAAIRINVERKIKKIKGYHIFYRSIPISLVPLANEMWAVCAFLTNFQPSLLNEDTNRSNPQCSLKTLIC from the exons ATGCCAGTTAACTGCTGTGTGCCACTGTGCACGCAGTTTGGTGGCTTTGACAAGCCTGGACAAAAA AAAAATATTGAGAAGCTGGAAGAATTGCCTCCATTTGGAATTCAAAGATTCAAGGACAACAATGATGACATTCAGTTTTACACTGGACTGCCCAGCTACAAGCACTTCTGTGCTCTCATGCATCTCCTTGATTTTGGGGAAAATGGTGAAAACATTGCACTCAAGC CTATTGATGCTGCCATGCCACCTGCTTTCAAGAAGAAATATCCATCAGCACGTGTCATCTTGGATGCCACTGAAATTAGATGTGATGTGCCAACATCTTTCGTGACGCAATCACAAGTCTATTCCTCGTACAAGTCTACCCATACGTTCAAAGCACTCATAGGCATATCCCCTCATGGAGTACTGACTTTTGTATCGGAACTATTTACTGGGTGTACGTCTGACAGAGAGTGTGTGGAAAAAAGGGGATTTCTAGACCTGAAGTTTGACACAGGTGACTCAGTCATGGCTGACAAGGGATTTAAAATAAAAGACCTGCTACAAAGCAAGAAAGTTATGCTGAACATTCCACCCTTCCTCATGCATGGGCAGTTTACTCCCGCCGAAGTGGAGGAGACTCAGGAAATTGCAGCAATCAGGATAAATGTGGAGAGGAAGATCAAGAAAATCAAGGGATATCACATTTTTTACCGGTCGATTCCAATCTCCCTTGTACCCTTAGCGAATGAGATGTGGGCCGTGTGTGCCTTCCTTACAAACTTCCAGCCATCACTTCTAAATGAAGATACAAACCGATCTAATCCACAGTGTTCCTTAAAGACACTTATTTGCTAG